In one window of Onychomys torridus chromosome 7, mOncTor1.1, whole genome shotgun sequence DNA:
- the Skor1 gene encoding SKI family transcriptional corepressor 1 isoform X1, producing MALLCGLGQVTLRLWVSLPSQSENRIEFLAAGAFPRSGGMEALTTQLGPGREGSSSPNSKQELQPYSGSSALKPNQVGETSLYGVPIVSLVIDGQERLCLAQISNTLLKNYSYNEIHNRRVALGITCVQCTPVQLEILRRAGAMPISSRRCGMITKREAERLCKSFLGEHKPPKLPENFAFDVVHECAWGSRGSFIPARYNSSRAKCIKCGYCSMYFSPNKFIFHSHRTPDAKYTQPDAANFNSWRRHLKLSDKSATDELSHAWEDVKAMFNGGTRKRTFSLQGGGGGGANSGSGGAGKGGAGGGGGGGPGCGAEMAPGPPPHKSLRCGEDDVAGPPGPPPPHPQRALGLAAAASGPAGPGGPGGSAGVRSYPVIPVPSKGFGLLQKLPPPLFPHPYGFPTAFGLCPKKDDPVLVTGEPKGGPGTGSGGGAGTAAGAGGPGASHLPPGAGPGPGGGTMFWGHQPSGAAKDAAAVAAAAAAATVYPTFPMFWPAAGSLPVPPYPAAQSQAKAVAAAVAAAAAAAAAAAGGGGPESLDGAEPAKEGSLGTEERCPSALSRGPLDEDGADEALPPTLAPLPPPPPPPARKSSYVSAFRPVVKDAESIAKLYGSAREAYGSGPARGPVPGTGTGGGYVSPDFLSEGSSSYHSASPDVDTADEPEVDVESNRFPDEEGTQDDTEPSAPSTGGGPDGDQSAGPPSVTSSGADGPTDSPNGDSPRPRRRLGPPPAGRSAFGDLVADEVGRRTERSPPSGGYELREPGGPLGGPAAAKVYAPERDEHVKSAAAAAAALGPAASYLCTPEAHEPDKEDNHSTADDLETRKSFSDQRSVSQPSPANTDRGEDGLTLDVTGTQLVEKDIENLAREELQKLLLEQMELRKKLEREFQSLKDNFQDQMKRELAYREEMVQQLQIVRDTLCNELDQERKARYAIQQKLKEAHDALHHFSCKMLTPRHCTGNCSFKPPLLP from the exons ATGGCattgctgtgtggccttgggcaagtcactctCCGTCTCTGGGTCTCACTTCCTTCCCAATCTGAAAACAGGATTGAGTTCCTGGCAGCCGGGGCTTTCCCGAG gaGCGGCGGCATGGAGGCTCTCACCACTCAGCTGGGGCCGGGGCGCGAGGGCAGCTCCTCTCCCAACTCCAAGCAAGAGTTGCAGCCCTATTCGGGATCCAGCGCTCTTAAACCCAACCAGGTGGGCGAGACGTCGCTGTACGGGGTGCCTATCGTGTCGCTGGTCATTGATGGGCAGGAGCGCCTGTGCCTAGCCCAGATCTCCAACACCCTGCTCAAAAACTACAGCTACAATGAGATCCACAACCGCCGCGTGGCCCTGGGCATCACGTGCGTGCAGTGTACGCCGGTGCAGCTGGAGATCCTGCGTCGGGCCGGGGCCATGCCCATCTCTTCTCGCCGTTGCGGCATGATCACCAAACGAGAGGCCGAACGCCTGTGCAAATCATTCCTGGGTGAACACAAGCCACCCAAACTGCCCGAGAACTTCGCCTTTGACGTGGTGCACGAGTGCGCGTGGGGTTCTCGGGGCAGCTTCATTCCTGCCCGTTACAACAGCTCTCGGGCCAAGTGCATCAAGTGCGGTTACTGCAGCATGTATTTCTCACCCAACAAGTTCATCTTCCATTCGCACCGCACACCCGACGCCAAGTACACTCAGCCCGACGCCGCCAACTTCAACTCGTGGCGTCGGCACCTCAAACTCAGTGACAAGTCGGCCACCGACGAACTGAGCCACGCTTGGGAGGACGTCAAGGCTATGTTTAATGGCGGAACGCGCAAGCGGACCTTCTCGCTGCAAGGAGGCGGCGGAGGCGGCGCTAACAGCGGGTCTGGCGGTGCAGGGAAGGGCGGCGCTGgaggcggtggcggtggcggtccGGGGTGCGGGGCAGAGATGGCCCCAGGCCCACCGCCTCACAAAAGTCTGCGCTGCGGTGAAGACGACGTGGCTGGGCCTCCGGGACCACCTCCACCGCATCCGCAGCGTGCACTAGGCCTGGCGGCCGCAGCTAGTGGCCCTGCAGGACCCGGAGGGCCTGGGGGCAGCGCGGGAGTTCGCAGCTACCCGGTGATTCCAGTGCCCAGCAAAGGCTTTGGCCTCTTGCAGAAGCTGCCCCCGCCTCTTTTCCCCCATCCTTACGGTTTCCCCACAGCTTTCGGCCTATGTCCCAAAAAGGACGACCCAGTGTTGGTCACCGGAGAACCCAAAGGCGGCCCCGGCACCGGGAGCGGTGGGGGCGCCGGCACCGCCGCGGGTGCCGGTGGCCCGGGGGCTAGCCACTTGCCCCCGGGAGCAGGGCCCGGCCCTGGAGGCGGCACTATGTTCTGGGGACATCAACCTTCGGGAGCAGCCAAGGACGCAGCGGCGGTAGCTGCAGCAGCGGCCGCCGCCACTGTGTACCCGACGTTTCCCATGTTCTGGCCAGCTGCCGGCAGCCTCCCGGTGCCGCCTTACCCGGCTGCACAGAGCCAAGCCAAGGCCGTAGCGGCCgcggtggctgctgctgctgctgccgcggcggcggcggctggcggtggcGGCCCGGAGTCTTTGGACGGGGCCGAGCCAGCCAAGGAGGGCAGCCTGGGTACGGAGGAGCGCTGTCCGAGCGCTCTATCCCGCGGGCCCCTGGATGAGGACGGCGCGGACGAGGCGCTGCCTCCCACCCTGgctcccctgccccctccaccaCCGCCACCTGCCCGCAAAAGCTCCTACGTGTCAGCCTTCCGACCCGTGGTCAAGGACGCGGAGAGCATCGCTAAGCTCTATGGCAGCGCGCGGGAGGCCTATGGCTCGGGGCCTGCTCGTGGGCCAGTACCCGGCACAGGGACCGGAGGAGGCTACGTGAGCCCGGACTTTCTGAGCGAGGGCAGCTCGAGCTACCATTCTGCCTCGCCCGACGTGGACACCGCGGACGAACCCGAGGTGGACGTAGAGTCCAACCGCTTCCCCGACGAGGAGGGCACCCAGGACGACACCGAGCCCAGCGCACCCAGCACGGGAGGTGGCCCAGACGGTGACCAGTCCGCTGGGCCCCCATCTGTCACATCCTCAGGCGCAGACGGTCCCACGGACTCTCCTAATGGCGATAGCCCTCGCCCACGCCGCCGCCTCGGGCCACCGCCCGCTGGCAGATCCGCATTCGGGGACCTGGTGGCCGATGAGGTGGGGCGGAGAACTGAGAGGAGCCCGCCCAGCGGCGGCTATGAGCTGCGAGAGCCTGGCGGGCCCCTGGGAGGCCCCGCGGCGGCCAAG GTGTATGCGCCTGAGAGGGACGAACACGTGAAGagtgcggcggcggcggcggcggcgctggGGCCCGCAGCCTCGTACCTCTGCACCCCGGAGGCCCACG AGCCAGATAAGGAAGACAATCACTCGACCGCTGACGACTTGGAAACTAGGAAATCCTTTTCAGACCAAAGGAGTGTCTCCCAGCCAAGCCCTGCAAATACAGATCGAG GTGAAGATGGGCTCACGTTGGATGTCACAGGAACTCAGCTGGTGGAGAAAGACATTGAAAACCTGGCCAGAG AAGAATTGCAGAAATTGCTTCTGGAGCAAATGGAGCTTCGCAAGAAGCTGGAGCGGGAATTCCAGAGTCTCAAAG ATAATTTTCAGGATCAAATGAAGAGGGAATTGGCTTATCGGGAAGAAATGGTACAACAGCTGCAAATTGTCAGAG ATACCTTGTGTAACGAACTGGACCAGGAGAGGAAGGCTCGCTATGCCATCCAGCAGAAATTAAAAG AAGCTCACGACGCCCTCCACCACTTCTCCTGCAAGATGCTGACACCCCGGCACTGCACCGGCAACTGCTCCTTCAAGCCCCCGCTGTTGCCCTAG